The DNA region ATATCCCAGCCCGCGCTGCTCTCTGCGCCTTTGCCACCGGAGGAACTCTGCTCCCAGTACTGCTGTTTCACTTTAGAAGCCTGGAAGGAGTAAGTCATACCCAGGGTATCGCCGTTGTCGGAACCGTTATAGTTCACAGCGGTCACCAGCACATCTTCCAGAGTAATACGTGCGTACTCAACCTGAGAACCACCTGCTTTACAGATAGAGAGTTCGACTTTTGCCAGATGCTTACCGCTGGCGCAGTTCTTCAGCAGCGCCGTGGTGGATTTGTCGATCAGCGCGTTAACGTGCAGGTCGTTGAAGTTAACTTTACCGGCACCGCCGCCGCCGCCCACAGACATGTTGCCTGGCTGAGAAGCACCCCATGAGAAAGAGGTGATATCAGTCCAGCCGGTGTGGTTTGAATCTTTCGATTCGCCGGTGACTCCGTCAACCTTCATAAACATATCAATAGCCATTATCTTTCACTCTTTATTGGTTGCGATTATTGCTTTCAAAAAAGCAAGGATATGGCAAAAAGAAAAGCATGGGGCTGAATAAAACAGTCCATATTTTACCTTTGCCTTGCTTCTGAAATATCGTCATAAACCATATTTCAGAATTCGTATTGCCGGTCATTAACCGGACAAAATAGATATGCATTTATAGTGCGAAAACATCAATAACCGGATAACGCACTGTTTTACGCTTTGTAAGGTGCCCATTTTATGGACAGCGCCATGATCAATATTATATAGTCGCCCGGCACATTAAATATTCATGGAAGGAATAGAGATGAAAAAGGTCTTCTCAGTTTTCCTGATAACCCTGTTATCGCTGATCTCTCTTTATGCCATTGTTGATCTTGTAAGCTCAATCTATCTGGTTGCCCGTTATGGAAGCGTTAACGCCTGCTCTTCAGGCTTACTTGCGGGTAAAGCGCTCTTTATTGCTGCCTGCATAGCCTTTGTTATTATGCTGAACAGGCTAATACGTAAAAAGATTCATTAATCTGTTTACGTTTATCTGCCATCGCCTGAATCTGTGGCCACGCCGTTCCTGAATGAATAGACAGAACGGCGTTTACAAGCTTTCTCATCGCAGAAACAACCCAGGCTGAATACAGAAAAACCCGCTTAGCATATTAAAATCAGATCAGGGTGACAGCTCAGCAAATGGCAGTGTGCAGAGCGTCACACCTTGCCATCCGCAGAGACTGCGTGATGCCCGGTCGCCCCGGACACCACGCATCCTGTTCAGCCCTTAAGCATTATCATTTTTCAGTGACGGCAGCTTGGAGACCAGACGCAGCGAAACGGTCAGGCCTTCCAGCTGGTAGTGCGGACGCAGGAAGAACTTCGCGGCGTAATAGCCCGGGTTATCCTCCTGCTCTTCCACATTGACCTCGGCAGCCGCCAGCGGCTTGCGTGACTTGGTCTCCTGCGAGGAGTTAGCCGGGTCGCCATCGACGTAATTCATTACCCAGTCGTTCAGCCAGCGTTCCATCTCATCCCGCTCGCGGAAGGAGCCGATCTTGTCACGCACGATGCACTTCAGGTAGTGCGCGAAGCGGCAGCAGGCGAACAGGTAAGGCAGGCGCGCGGCCAGACGGGCATTGGCGGTGGCATCGGCGTCGTGATACTCCATCGGCTTCTGCAGTGACTGCGCACCGATAAAGGCGGCGAAGTCGGAGTTCTTACGATGCACCAGCGGCATAAAGCCGTTTTTCGCCAGCTCGGCTTCACGGCGATCGCTGATGGCGATCTCCGTCGGACACTTCATGTCCACGCCACCGTCATCGCTCGGGAAGGTATGACACGGCAGATTTTCGACAGCCCCGCCCGACTCCACGCCGCGGATAGCGGTACACCAGCCATACTCTTTGAATGAGCGGTTGATGTTGGCGGCCATCGCGTACGCCGCATTGCTCCAGGCATAGTTACTGTGATCGGCGCCGTCTGTCTGCTCTTCAAAGTCGAAGCTGTCGACCGGGTTGGTGCGGATCCCGTAGGGCAGACGCGCCAGGAAGCGCGGCATCACCAGGCCCAGATAGCGTGCATCTTCCGACTCACGCAGGCTGCGCCAGGCGGCGTACTCGGTGTTCTGGAAGATCTTGGTCAGATCGCGCGGGTTCGCCAGCTCCTGCCAGGACTCCATCTGCATGACTTCAGGTGCCGTGCCGGTGATAAACGGACAGTGCGCGGCCGACCCGATGCGGGCCATCTCACCCAGCAGCTCGACATCCTGCGGGCTGTGATCGAAGTAGTAATCGCCGAC from Pantoea deleyi includes:
- a CDS encoding Hcp family type VI secretion system effector, whose translation is MAIDMFMKVDGVTGESKDSNHTGWTDITSFSWGASQPGNMSVGGGGGAGKVNFNDLHVNALIDKSTTALLKNCASGKHLAKVELSICKAGGSQVEYARITLEDVLVTAVNYNGSDNGDTLGMTYSFQASKVKQQYWEQSSSGGKGAESSAGWDIKGNKEA
- the tssC gene encoding type VI secretion system contractile sheath large subunit — protein: MTQSSQQSQSQDAVSFSQDEFSALLNKEFRPKSDQARAAVESAVKTLAQQALENTVTVSSDAYRTIQALIAEIDEKLSQQVNQIIHHPEFQSLESAWRGLSYLVNNTETDEMLKIRFMSISKQELGRSLKRYKGASWDQSPLFKKIYEQEYGQFGGEPFGCLVGDYYFDHSPQDVELLGEMARIGSAAHCPFITGTAPEVMQMESWQELANPRDLTKIFQNTEYAAWRSLRESEDARYLGLVMPRFLARLPYGIRTNPVDSFDFEEQTDGADHSNYAWSNAAYAMAANINRSFKEYGWCTAIRGVESGGAVENLPCHTFPSDDGGVDMKCPTEIAISDRREAELAKNGFMPLVHRKNSDFAAFIGAQSLQKPMEYHDADATANARLAARLPYLFACCRFAHYLKCIVRDKIGSFRERDEMERWLNDWVMNYVDGDPANSSQETKSRKPLAAAEVNVEEQEDNPGYYAAKFFLRPHYQLEGLTVSLRLVSKLPSLKNDNA